From the genome of Haloterrigena sp. KLK7, one region includes:
- a CDS encoding glutamate--cysteine ligase, protein MERGSRDSFTRMGTLGIEEECFVVDDDGRPTSGTDELVYEHDPPEILRDRLDHELFKFVIETQTPLIEDPEDARETLLEIRRALVDHATDHGYQIAAAGLHPLAKWQELEHAEKPRYRSQLDRIQYPQHRNTTAGVHVHVGVDDADKAVWIANELRWYVPIILALSANSPYWNGYDTGLQSARAKIFEALPNTGMPTYFEDYEAFDRFERRMLETESIRDRGELWYDVRPHTAHGTVELRTPDGQADPEIVLAFVEYAHALVCALAEEYEDGADGYGRDHRRELLDENKWRAIRHGHEASLIDREMEGTIDLGELVDRECERLGVDGIKRVYERDSGAERQRRLLEEGPDALCESLLLGTE, encoded by the coding sequence ATGGAACGCGGGTCCCGGGATTCGTTTACGCGCATGGGCACGCTGGGGATTGAAGAGGAGTGTTTCGTCGTCGACGACGACGGCCGCCCCACGAGCGGCACCGACGAGCTCGTCTACGAGCACGATCCGCCCGAGATCCTGCGGGACCGACTCGATCACGAACTGTTCAAGTTCGTCATCGAGACCCAGACGCCGCTGATCGAGGACCCGGAAGACGCTCGGGAGACGTTACTCGAGATCCGACGGGCGCTGGTCGATCACGCCACCGATCACGGGTACCAGATCGCCGCGGCGGGGCTGCACCCGCTGGCGAAGTGGCAGGAACTCGAGCACGCCGAAAAGCCCCGCTATCGGTCGCAACTCGACCGAATTCAGTACCCGCAACACCGGAACACGACGGCGGGCGTCCACGTCCACGTCGGCGTCGACGACGCCGACAAGGCGGTCTGGATCGCCAACGAACTGCGCTGGTACGTCCCGATCATCCTCGCGCTGTCGGCCAACTCGCCGTACTGGAACGGGTACGACACCGGGCTCCAGTCGGCCCGCGCGAAGATCTTCGAGGCGCTGCCCAACACCGGAATGCCGACCTACTTCGAGGACTACGAGGCCTTCGATCGCTTCGAGCGCCGGATGCTCGAGACCGAGTCGATCCGCGACCGGGGCGAACTCTGGTACGACGTGCGGCCTCACACCGCCCACGGGACCGTCGAACTGCGGACGCCCGACGGACAGGCCGATCCCGAGATCGTCCTCGCGTTCGTCGAGTACGCCCACGCGCTCGTCTGCGCCCTCGCGGAGGAGTACGAGGACGGCGCCGACGGCTACGGCCGGGACCACCGCCGCGAACTCCTCGACGAGAACAAGTGGCGGGCGATCCGCCACGGCCACGAGGCCAGCCTCATCGACCGCGAGATGGAGGGGACGATCGACCTCGGCGAACTCGTCGACCGCGAGTGCGAGCGGCTGGGCGTCGACGGCATCAAGCGCGTCTACGAGCGCGACAGCGGCGCCGAGCGACAGCGGCGCCTGCTCGAGGAGGGGCCCGACGCCCTCTGCGAGTCGCTGCTGCTCGGCACCGAGTGA
- a CDS encoding fatty acid--CoA ligase, with protein sequence MSQHPTIGDTVEQTVDRYPDRDAIVYPRKDQRWTYAEFDERVNRLANTLADRGIEKGDRVATVLYNGSEMALTVYACAKLGAVFTPLNFRLPSGEIEYIVNDAEAQLVLFESETREAVEGARPSLETVDEYVFIDDDREEAPEYARGFYDLLESGSTERPDVHVEEDDVYAFIYTSGTTGRPKGVVHEHRSMVEHNLLCIAELDLTRDDVGLSMMPLYHCAELHCSLFARVHRGAATVIHHEFEPEAALEAIEAHGVTVLFAAPTAWNALSLTAAEADVDVSSLRIGLYGAAPMPERVLENCMDHLCEDYVQAYGMTEIGPAGVFQPPEDQIPKQGSAGLPALNHRVRVVEPDADPDAAVEAGDIGEILISSPCAMREYWNRPEATARSLREADGTTWYYTGDLGYRDEDGYLYVVDRKDDMIVSGGENVYPAEVEDVLFAHDAVEEAAVVGEPDEEWGERVVAYVVADGVDAAALDEFALESDRLADFKRPRTYYFVDELPKNPSGKIQKFKLREDEADVDPEAERVAS encoded by the coding sequence ATGTCACAACACCCCACAATCGGTGACACCGTAGAGCAGACGGTCGACCGCTATCCGGACCGCGACGCGATCGTCTATCCGCGCAAGGACCAGCGGTGGACCTACGCCGAATTCGACGAGCGCGTGAACCGACTGGCGAACACGCTGGCCGACCGCGGGATCGAGAAGGGCGATCGGGTCGCGACGGTCCTGTACAACGGGTCGGAGATGGCGCTTACCGTCTACGCGTGCGCGAAGCTCGGCGCCGTGTTCACCCCGCTGAACTTCCGGCTCCCGTCGGGCGAGATCGAGTACATCGTCAACGACGCCGAGGCGCAACTGGTCCTGTTCGAGTCCGAGACGCGGGAGGCGGTCGAGGGGGCGCGGCCGAGCCTCGAGACCGTCGACGAGTACGTGTTCATCGACGACGACCGCGAGGAGGCCCCGGAGTACGCGCGGGGATTCTACGACCTGCTCGAGTCGGGCTCTACCGAACGACCCGACGTCCACGTCGAGGAGGACGACGTCTACGCCTTCATCTATACCTCGGGGACCACGGGTCGGCCGAAGGGCGTCGTCCACGAGCACCGCAGTATGGTGGAACACAACCTGCTGTGTATCGCGGAGCTCGACCTCACCCGCGACGACGTCGGGCTGTCGATGATGCCGCTGTACCACTGCGCCGAACTCCACTGCAGCCTGTTCGCGCGGGTCCACCGCGGCGCGGCGACCGTCATCCACCACGAGTTCGAGCCCGAGGCGGCCCTCGAGGCGATCGAAGCCCACGGCGTCACGGTCCTCTTCGCGGCGCCGACCGCGTGGAACGCGCTGTCGCTGACCGCCGCCGAGGCCGACGTCGACGTCTCCTCGCTCCGGATCGGCCTCTACGGCGCGGCGCCGATGCCCGAGCGCGTCCTCGAGAACTGCATGGATCACCTCTGTGAGGACTACGTCCAGGCCTACGGGATGACCGAGATCGGTCCCGCGGGGGTCTTTCAGCCGCCCGAGGACCAGATTCCGAAGCAGGGCTCGGCCGGCCTGCCCGCGCTCAACCACCGCGTGCGCGTGGTCGAACCCGACGCCGATCCGGACGCCGCGGTCGAGGCGGGCGATATCGGGGAGATCCTGATCTCGAGTCCGTGCGCGATGCGCGAGTACTGGAACCGCCCCGAGGCGACCGCGCGATCGCTCCGCGAGGCCGACGGGACGACGTGGTACTACACCGGCGACTTGGGCTACCGCGACGAGGACGGCTACCTCTACGTCGTCGACCGGAAGGACGACATGATCGTCTCGGGCGGCGAGAACGTCTATCCGGCCGAGGTGGAGGACGTGCTCTTCGCCCACGACGCCGTCGAAGAGGCGGCCGTCGTCGGCGAACCCGACGAGGAGTGGGGCGAACGGGTCGTCGCGTACGTCGTCGCCGACGGCGTCGATGCGGCCGCCCTCGATGAGTTCGCTCTCGAGAGCGATCGGCTCGCCGACTTCAAGCGCCCGCGGACGTACTACTTCGTCGACGAACTCCCGAAGAATCCCAGCGGCAAGATCCAGAAGTTCAAGCTCCGGGAGGACGAGGCGGACGTCGATCCCGAGGCCGAGCGCGTCGCCTCCTGA
- a CDS encoding fibrillarin-like rRNA/tRNA 2'-O-methyltransferase produces the protein MSETLPDGVERRAFDGTERLATRGEPVYGEPTDGEWRAWNPNRSKLGAMLELGMETGLEGGETVLYLGAASGTTVSHVADFAGPTYAVEFAARPARDLLEAAESRPWLFPLLKDARKPETYAHVVESDVDVIVQDVATRGQARVALENRRFLADDGRLLLAVKARSEDVTRDPAAVFEDVREELEEGYEIVETQRLENYHADHLGVVARPR, from the coding sequence ATGAGTGAGACGCTCCCGGACGGCGTCGAGCGCCGCGCGTTCGACGGCACCGAGCGTCTCGCCACTCGCGGCGAGCCGGTCTACGGCGAACCGACCGACGGTGAGTGGCGCGCGTGGAACCCGAACCGCTCGAAGCTCGGGGCGATGCTCGAACTCGGGATGGAGACGGGCCTCGAGGGCGGCGAGACCGTCCTCTATCTCGGCGCGGCCAGCGGAACGACCGTGAGTCACGTCGCGGACTTCGCCGGGCCGACCTACGCCGTCGAGTTCGCCGCGCGGCCGGCGCGGGACCTGCTCGAGGCGGCGGAGAGTCGGCCGTGGCTCTTCCCGCTGCTGAAGGACGCCCGGAAGCCCGAGACGTACGCCCACGTCGTCGAGTCGGACGTCGACGTCATCGTGCAGGACGTAGCCACGAGGGGCCAGGCCCGCGTGGCGCTCGAGAACCGGCGCTTTTTGGCCGACGACGGACGGTTGCTGCTGGCCGTGAAGGCGCGGAGCGAGGACGTGACCCGGGATCCGGCGGCCGTCTTCGAGGACGTCCGCGAGGAACTCGAGGAGGGGTACGAGATTGTGGAGACGCAACGGCTCGAAAACTATCACGCCGACCATCTCGGGGTCGTTGCGCGGCCGCGATGA
- a CDS encoding NOP5/NOP56 family protein yields MTDSAGADDGWFESLESDGPEAAATAVREGAADDPRDWPALAVEAGVVADEAEYYDALRAATTAATRAAVTEREAADDRQLVHAVRAMDDCTRTANELAERLAEWAGTVDPDAGTGVDYARELAGRDETPDAAPDALVSLAERIAGLADEADELREYVERTAPTVAPNLATMAGPVLAARLLSLAGGLESLAKKPSGTVQVLGAEDALFAHLRGHAPSPKHGIIYTHDAVRGTHPDERGSAARAVAGKLAIAARVDHYSGELKPELGAELEERIATIQARTDDGDSSADGDGGDDDE; encoded by the coding sequence ATGACTGACAGTGCCGGAGCGGACGACGGCTGGTTCGAGAGCCTCGAGTCCGACGGTCCCGAGGCGGCCGCGACGGCGGTTCGCGAGGGGGCCGCCGACGACCCCCGCGACTGGCCCGCGCTCGCGGTCGAAGCGGGGGTCGTCGCCGACGAGGCGGAGTACTACGACGCCCTGCGGGCCGCGACGACGGCGGCGACGAGGGCGGCGGTGACCGAGCGCGAGGCGGCCGACGACCGCCAGCTCGTCCACGCGGTGCGGGCGATGGACGACTGCACGCGAACGGCGAACGAACTCGCCGAACGCCTCGCCGAGTGGGCGGGGACCGTCGATCCCGACGCCGGCACGGGCGTCGACTACGCTCGAGAGTTGGCAGGTCGAGACGAGACGCCCGACGCCGCGCCGGACGCGCTCGTCTCGCTGGCCGAGCGCATCGCCGGCCTCGCCGACGAGGCCGACGAACTGCGCGAGTACGTCGAGCGGACCGCGCCGACGGTGGCGCCCAACCTCGCGACGATGGCCGGCCCCGTCCTCGCGGCGCGGCTGCTCTCGCTGGCCGGCGGCCTCGAGAGCTTGGCGAAGAAACCCAGCGGCACGGTCCAGGTGCTCGGCGCCGAAGACGCGCTGTTCGCCCACCTCCGCGGGCACGCCCCCTCGCCCAAACACGGGATCATCTACACGCACGACGCGGTCCGGGGAACCCACCCCGACGAACGGGGTTCGGCGGCCCGCGCGGTGGCCGGGAAGCTCGCCATCGCCGCCCGCGTCGACCACTACTCGGGGGAACTGAAGCCGGAACTCGGGGCCGAACTCGAGGAGCGCATCGCGACGATTCAGGCGCGAACCGACGACGGTGATTCGAGCGCCGACGGCGACGGAGGCGATGACGATGAGTGA
- the trkA gene encoding Trk system potassium transporter TrkA gives MYVLIVGAGQVGQMIAANLADTHDVAVVERDPELADEITYSYDVLSVQGDGTELETLREAGLERADLVVACTDSDETNIVVCGTAKTASDAFSIARVRRRTLLNTWEGSQGAFGVDFMVCTDLLVAQTIFRISGFPRAQDVETFAGGLVRMAEFEIGPESPLVGSRVEEADRYDSMTFAAVFREEELIVARGDTQFRAGDRIVVIGSPSSVKEFAMAMVPDTTSSADDVVIVGGSEIGFQAAREFEAHGFEPRLIERDEKRAREMAEALPHTFVMQSDATDTDFLTREHIDEADIVVAALDSDEKNLLVSLLAQRVGVGRTVAIIENTEYTDLFEAVGIDVAINPREETAEEIVRFTRTDQTEKIAMLEHDRAEVIEVELDANSALTGREIAESMDDLPDCVVIGAISRGGDLVTPRGTTVPRAGDHVVLFVDAAALDEVSAVL, from the coding sequence ATGTACGTACTGATCGTCGGCGCGGGACAGGTCGGCCAGATGATCGCCGCGAACCTCGCGGACACCCACGACGTCGCAGTGGTCGAACGCGATCCCGAACTCGCCGACGAGATCACGTACTCGTACGACGTACTTTCGGTCCAGGGCGACGGGACGGAACTCGAGACGCTTCGGGAGGCCGGCCTCGAGCGAGCGGATCTGGTCGTCGCGTGTACCGACAGCGACGAGACGAACATCGTCGTCTGTGGCACCGCCAAGACCGCCAGCGACGCGTTCTCCATCGCGCGCGTCCGACGGCGGACGCTGCTGAACACGTGGGAGGGGTCCCAGGGCGCCTTCGGCGTGGACTTCATGGTCTGTACGGACCTGCTGGTCGCCCAGACGATCTTCCGGATCTCCGGCTTCCCGCGGGCGCAGGACGTCGAGACGTTCGCCGGCGGCCTCGTCAGGATGGCCGAGTTCGAGATCGGCCCGGAGAGCCCGCTGGTCGGGAGCCGCGTCGAGGAGGCCGACCGGTACGACTCGATGACGTTCGCCGCCGTCTTCCGGGAGGAGGAACTGATCGTCGCCCGCGGTGACACCCAGTTCCGCGCCGGCGACCGGATCGTCGTCATCGGGAGCCCCAGTTCCGTCAAGGAGTTCGCCATGGCGATGGTTCCGGACACGACCTCGAGCGCGGACGACGTGGTCATCGTCGGCGGCAGCGAGATCGGCTTCCAGGCCGCCCGCGAGTTCGAGGCCCACGGCTTCGAGCCGCGGCTGATCGAACGGGACGAGAAGCGCGCCCGCGAGATGGCCGAGGCGCTGCCGCACACGTTCGTCATGCAGAGCGACGCGACCGACACCGACTTCCTCACCCGCGAGCACATCGACGAGGCCGACATCGTGGTCGCCGCCCTCGACAGCGACGAGAAGAACCTGCTGGTCTCCCTGCTGGCCCAGCGCGTCGGCGTCGGTCGGACGGTCGCGATCATCGAGAACACCGAGTACACCGACCTCTTCGAGGCCGTCGGGATCGACGTCGCGATCAACCCCCGCGAGGAGACCGCCGAGGAGATCGTCCGCTTTACGCGGACGGACCAGACCGAGAAGATCGCGATGTTAGAACACGACCGCGCCGAGGTCATCGAGGTCGAACTCGACGCGAACAGCGCCCTGACGGGCCGGGAGATCGCGGAGTCGATGGACGATCTGCCCGACTGCGTCGTCATCGGTGCGATCTCTCGGGGCGGCGACCTCGTCACGCCCCGCGGGACGACGGTCCCGCGGGCCGGCGACCACGTCGTGTTGTTCGTCGACGCGGCCGCCCTCGACGAAGTGTCGGCGGTGCTCTGA
- a CDS encoding TrkH family potassium uptake protein: protein MRVRYRAVGRDVGRIVQVVSLMLVVSIPVAAINREFYAIPAFAVSAVTMGGIGVALARRYRDASTTGKLEAMITAAGAWAAVGVLGALPFLLIAWTIAIDPFPAWANTPPLNDTTDIFLNPLDAVFECMSGFTGTGLTVAAVEEELPRSLHWWRSFTEWIGGVGVIVLTVAILARPGSGSLTLYESEARSEKIHPSIVNTVTEIWKIYLGLTLASIALFLLVGMPLWDAINHAMTGIATGGFSVHADSIGHYGSPLIEYAVVPVMVAGSIAFPVHYLIFRGELENFYEDVQTRWVFLWFGIGSLALTAILWANGQYETFEETFRISLFQFVSATSNTGFGTATVGEGTESVWSAGATFVTCLGMLTGAAAGSTVSGLKLVRVITLVKGTAWQIGSVFQPDSAIRRLRLGKRSLGEDQFQREYTEAAVVFLLWIAFLAVGVAVLLRTLSPAHPVEYVVFDVMSAQSNVGLDSGITGPGMPDTAKAMLILNMWVGRLEIIPVAVLLGAIFRRLGLYR, encoded by the coding sequence ATGAGAGTTCGATATCGGGCGGTCGGACGGGACGTCGGTCGAATCGTCCAGGTCGTCTCGCTCATGCTCGTCGTCTCGATCCCGGTCGCCGCGATCAACCGCGAGTTCTACGCGATCCCCGCGTTCGCCGTCTCCGCGGTCACGATGGGCGGGATCGGCGTCGCGCTCGCCCGCCGATACCGTGACGCGTCGACCACCGGCAAACTCGAGGCGATGATTACGGCGGCCGGCGCGTGGGCGGCGGTCGGCGTCCTCGGCGCGCTCCCGTTCCTGCTGATCGCGTGGACGATCGCGATCGACCCGTTCCCGGCGTGGGCGAACACGCCGCCGTTGAACGACACGACGGATATCTTTCTGAATCCGCTCGATGCCGTGTTCGAGTGCATGAGCGGCTTCACCGGGACGGGGCTGACGGTGGCCGCCGTCGAGGAGGAACTGCCTCGATCGCTGCACTGGTGGCGCTCCTTCACGGAGTGGATCGGCGGCGTCGGCGTCATCGTCCTCACCGTCGCGATCCTCGCTCGCCCGGGCAGCGGGTCGCTGACGCTCTACGAGAGCGAAGCCCGCTCCGAGAAGATCCACCCCAGCATCGTTAACACGGTCACGGAGATCTGGAAGATCTACCTCGGACTGACGCTCGCCTCGATCGCGCTGTTCCTCCTCGTCGGCATGCCGCTGTGGGACGCGATCAATCACGCGATGACGGGGATCGCTACCGGCGGATTCTCCGTCCACGCCGACTCGATCGGCCACTACGGCAGCCCCCTCATCGAGTACGCGGTCGTTCCGGTGATGGTCGCGGGCAGCATCGCCTTCCCCGTCCACTACCTGATCTTCAGGGGCGAACTCGAGAACTTCTACGAGGACGTCCAGACGCGCTGGGTCTTCCTCTGGTTCGGAATCGGGTCGCTGGCCTTGACCGCGATCCTCTGGGCCAACGGACAGTACGAGACGTTCGAGGAGACGTTCCGGATCTCGCTGTTCCAGTTCGTCTCCGCGACGTCGAACACCGGTTTCGGCACGGCGACGGTCGGCGAGGGCACGGAATCGGTCTGGTCGGCCGGAGCGACGTTCGTGACGTGTCTGGGAATGCTGACCGGCGCCGCGGCGGGGTCGACGGTCAGCGGTCTCAAACTCGTCCGCGTCATCACGCTCGTCAAGGGGACGGCCTGGCAGATCGGCTCGGTCTTCCAGCCGGACAGCGCGATTCGGCGACTCCGGCTCGGCAAGCGGAGTCTCGGCGAGGACCAGTTCCAGCGGGAGTACACCGAAGCGGCGGTCGTCTTCCTGCTCTGGATCGCGTTCCTCGCCGTCGGCGTGGCCGTCCTCCTGCGGACGCTCTCGCCGGCGCACCCCGTCGAGTACGTCGTCTTCGACGTGATGAGCGCCCAGAGCAACGTCGGCCTCGACTCGGGGATCACCGGACCGGGCATGCCCGATACCGCGAAGGCGATGCTGATACTCAACATGTGGGTCGGCCGCCTCGAGATCATCCCCGTCGCCGTGTTGCTGGGAGCGATCTTCCGACGGCTCGGCCTCTACCGGTGA
- a CDS encoding TrkA family potassium uptake protein yields MYVIIIGAGSIGSNLIDLAVRDGNDVVVIESDEGRANDVASEYDCLVLNADATNHDTLRDANVDRADAVISTTDVDAVNIMVMLLAQEHDVPNLVSVVHDPENLPVFEKIGVNLIENPQRLIADYLYHSVRYPGVSDFVDLDEETELVELTVTEDAPMNGQRLETAIETGSLPDGCLVVALQRDGEICAPRGETTIHADDHVTVFTDDATLSDAVAAFTGDRA; encoded by the coding sequence ATGTATGTTATCATTATCGGCGCAGGGAGTATCGGCTCGAACCTGATCGATCTCGCGGTCCGCGACGGCAACGACGTCGTCGTGATCGAAAGCGACGAGGGGCGGGCGAACGACGTCGCCTCGGAGTACGACTGTCTCGTGCTCAACGCCGACGCGACGAACCACGACACGCTCCGGGACGCGAACGTCGACCGAGCGGACGCGGTCATTTCGACGACCGACGTCGACGCGGTCAACATCATGGTGATGTTGCTCGCCCAGGAACACGACGTCCCGAACCTCGTCAGCGTCGTCCACGATCCCGAGAACCTCCCCGTCTTCGAGAAGATCGGTGTCAACCTCATCGAGAACCCGCAGCGACTGATCGCCGACTACCTCTATCATTCCGTTCGATATCCCGGCGTCAGCGACTTCGTCGATCTCGACGAGGAGACCGAACTCGTCGAACTGACCGTCACCGAGGACGCCCCGATGAACGGGCAGCGCCTCGAGACGGCCATCGAGACCGGTTCGCTGCCGGACGGCTGTCTCGTCGTCGCGCTTCAGCGGGACGGCGAGATCTGCGCACCGAGGGGCGAGACGACGATTCACGCGGACGACCACGTGACGGTGTTCACCGACGACGCGACGTTATCCGACGCCGTCGCGGCGTTTACCGGCGATCGAGCATGA
- a CDS encoding universal stress protein has protein sequence MTDSITTHTVVPVATERDARATCDSLESFVEEIETITVVHVIEKTDGYPDKAPLEARRAQADRIFSIVEERLPDGLPIRRELRYGTDVVDEIAAAAADVDATAIGFRPRSGGRLHRLLSGSDSYRLITECERPVVVFSRLDSNDA, from the coding sequence ATGACCGATTCGATCACGACGCACACGGTCGTCCCGGTCGCGACCGAGCGCGACGCGCGGGCGACGTGCGACTCGCTGGAGTCGTTCGTCGAGGAGATCGAGACGATCACCGTCGTCCACGTCATCGAAAAGACGGACGGATACCCGGACAAGGCGCCCCTCGAGGCGCGCCGAGCGCAGGCCGACCGGATCTTCTCGATCGTCGAGGAGCGGCTGCCCGACGGCCTCCCAATCCGACGCGAACTCAGGTACGGGACCGACGTCGTCGACGAAATCGCCGCCGCGGCCGCGGACGTCGACGCGACCGCCATCGGGTTTCGGCCCCGATCCGGCGGCCGACTCCACCGACTGCTGTCGGGGTCCGATTCGTACAGACTGATCACCGAGTGCGAGCGTCCGGTCGTCGTCTTCTCGCGACTGGACTCGAACGACGCCTGA
- a CDS encoding TrkH family potassium uptake protein: MRVRYSAVGRDLGRILQVVSLMALVSILVAAINREFYAIPAFVGSAVVMGGLGIGLARRYGGVSDTGRLEAMVTAAAAWGTIGVFGSLPFLLIAWTIALDPYPAWANTPPMTDTVAVFRHPLNGIFESISGFTSTGLTMAAVEENLPRSLHWWRSFTEWIGGVGVIVLTVAILARPGSGSLTLYESEARSEKIHPSIVSTVTEIWKIYLGITLAAIALFFVAGMPLWDAINHAMTAIATGGFSVHADSIGHYGSPIIEYAVVPVMVAGSIAFPIHYLLIKGELRNVYADLQTRWVFIWFSVGSVALMALLSAGGQYESLGETFRIALFQFVSATSNAGFGTASIGGGTDRVWTAGPTLLLCLGMLTGAAAGSTVGGLKLVRVITLVKGTVWQIRSVFAPASAIRRLRLGERTLDQSQAQREYAEAAVVFVLWIAGLAVGVAVFLWALPPEYPLEYVIFEVMSAQSTVGLDTGITGPGMPTAAKTVLLFNMWIGRLEIIPVAVLLGAFFQRLDLYR, translated from the coding sequence ATGAGGGTGCGGTATTCGGCAGTGGGTCGGGACCTCGGTCGAATCCTGCAGGTCGTCTCGCTGATGGCGCTCGTCTCGATCCTCGTCGCCGCGATCAACCGCGAGTTCTACGCGATCCCCGCGTTCGTCGGCTCGGCCGTCGTGATGGGCGGACTCGGGATCGGACTCGCGCGACGATACGGGGGCGTGTCGGACACCGGTCGGCTCGAGGCGATGGTCACGGCGGCGGCCGCGTGGGGAACGATCGGCGTCTTCGGCAGCCTCCCCTTTCTGCTCATCGCGTGGACGATCGCGCTCGATCCGTATCCCGCGTGGGCGAACACGCCGCCGATGACCGACACGGTCGCCGTCTTTCGACATCCCCTCAACGGGATCTTCGAGAGCATCAGCGGCTTCACCAGCACCGGGCTGACGATGGCCGCCGTCGAGGAGAACCTCCCGCGGTCGCTGCACTGGTGGCGCTCGTTCACGGAGTGGATCGGCGGCGTCGGCGTCATCGTCCTCACCGTCGCGATTCTCGCCCGCCCGGGCAGCGGGTCGCTGACGCTCTACGAGAGCGAGGCCCGCTCCGAGAAGATCCATCCCAGCATCGTCTCGACGGTCACGGAGATCTGGAAGATTTACCTCGGGATCACGCTCGCTGCGATCGCCCTGTTCTTCGTCGCCGGTATGCCGCTGTGGGACGCGATCAACCACGCGATGACGGCCATCGCGACGGGCGGGTTCTCCGTCCACGCCGACTCGATCGGCCACTACGGCAGTCCGATCATCGAGTACGCGGTCGTTCCGGTGATGGTCGCCGGTAGCATCGCGTTCCCGATTCACTACCTGCTGATCAAGGGCGAACTGCGCAACGTCTACGCCGATCTCCAGACCCGGTGGGTGTTCATCTGGTTTTCCGTCGGTTCGGTCGCACTGATGGCGCTGCTCTCTGCAGGGGGACAGTACGAGTCGCTCGGGGAGACGTTCCGGATCGCGCTGTTCCAGTTCGTCTCCGCGACGTCGAACGCCGGGTTCGGAACGGCGTCGATCGGCGGGGGGACCGACCGCGTCTGGACGGCCGGGCCGACGCTGTTGCTCTGTCTCGGGATGCTGACCGGAGCGGCCGCCGGATCGACCGTCGGTGGCCTCAAACTCGTCCGCGTCATCACGCTCGTCAAGGGGACGGTCTGGCAGATCAGGAGCGTCTTCGCGCCGGCCAGCGCGATTCGCCGACTCCGGCTCGGCGAGCGCACCCTCGATCAGTCACAGGCCCAGCGCGAGTACGCCGAGGCGGCCGTCGTCTTCGTCCTCTGGATCGCCGGGCTCGCCGTCGGCGTCGCGGTCTTCCTGTGGGCGTTGCCCCCCGAATACCCCCTCGAGTACGTCATCTTCGAGGTGATGAGCGCCCAGAGCACCGTGGGGCTGGACACCGGGATCACCGGTCCGGGAATGCCGACGGCCGCCAAGACCGTCCTGCTGTTCAATATGTGGATCGGGCGCCTCGAGATCATCCCCGTCGCGGTGCTGTTGGGCGCGTTCTTCCAGCGGCTCGATCTCTATCGCTGA